Proteins from a genomic interval of Neoarius graeffei isolate fNeoGra1 chromosome 24, fNeoGra1.pri, whole genome shotgun sequence:
- the LOC132872768 gene encoding uncharacterized protein LOC132872768 isoform X1: protein MLQFITLPLSFFMAGLLSETLCSLTVEVEAGDNTTVWCQHELSVTGSIFWYKHTCGSVPLLLGCKQFFASRPSKNCELFTESERIVMSVHEKNTSLTITAVNVSDTGLYYCSFMKQVMMAFSNSTFLHVKDGNKTNKNSERIKGSVSSPVFFVLTVVFGAVTVILLSVLIFIILKHRETHRGDHADKHDDEEQEADSVNYAALQVYKRKIRKTGRHGEILDTHVVYLAIR from the exons ATGCTTCAGTTTATAACTTTGCCTTTGTCTTTCTTCATGGCTG GTTTGCTCTCAGAGACTCTGTGCTCTTTAACTGTGGAGGTGGAAGCTGGAGATAACACCACTGTTTGGTGCCAACATGAGCTGAGTGTTACAGGTTCCATCTTCTGGTATAAACACACGTGTGGTTCAGTTCCACTTCTTCTTGGGTGTAAACAGTTTTTTGCGTCTCGTCCATCAAAGAATTGTGAGTTGTTTACTGAAAGTGAGCGAATAGTGATGTCTGTTCATGAGAAGAACACGTCTCTCACCATCACCGCAGTAAATGTCTCTGATACAGGACTGTATTACTGCAGCTTCATGAAACAGGTCATGATGGCCTTCAGCAACTCGACCTTTTTACATGTGAAAG ATGGAAATAAAACAAATAAGAACTCAGAGAGAATAAAAG GTTCAGTCTCTTCTCCTGTGTTCTTCGTGCTGACTGTGGTGTTCGGTGCAGTGACTGTGATTCTTCTCAGTGTCCTGATCTTCATCATACTGAAgcacagagaaacacacagag ggGATCACGCTGATAAACATGATGATGAG GAGCAGGAGGCTGATTCAGTGAATTACGCTGCTCTACAGGTCTATAAGAGGAAAATCAGAAAGACAGGCAGACATGGTGAAATTCTGGATACACATGTTGTATATTTGGCTATCAGATAA
- the LOC132872768 gene encoding uncharacterized protein LOC132872768 isoform X3, with the protein MLQFITLPLSFFMAGLLSETLCSLTVEVEAGDNTTVWCQHELSVTGSIFWYKHTCGSVPLLLGCKQFFASRPSKNCELFTESERIVMSVHEKNTSLTITAVNVSDTGLYYCSFMKQVMMAFSNSTFLHVKDGNKTNKNSERIKGSVSSPVFFVLTVVFGAVTVILLSVLIFIILKHRETHRGAGG; encoded by the exons ATGCTTCAGTTTATAACTTTGCCTTTGTCTTTCTTCATGGCTG GTTTGCTCTCAGAGACTCTGTGCTCTTTAACTGTGGAGGTGGAAGCTGGAGATAACACCACTGTTTGGTGCCAACATGAGCTGAGTGTTACAGGTTCCATCTTCTGGTATAAACACACGTGTGGTTCAGTTCCACTTCTTCTTGGGTGTAAACAGTTTTTTGCGTCTCGTCCATCAAAGAATTGTGAGTTGTTTACTGAAAGTGAGCGAATAGTGATGTCTGTTCATGAGAAGAACACGTCTCTCACCATCACCGCAGTAAATGTCTCTGATACAGGACTGTATTACTGCAGCTTCATGAAACAGGTCATGATGGCCTTCAGCAACTCGACCTTTTTACATGTGAAAG ATGGAAATAAAACAAATAAGAACTCAGAGAGAATAAAAG GTTCAGTCTCTTCTCCTGTGTTCTTCGTGCTGACTGTGGTGTTCGGTGCAGTGACTGTGATTCTTCTCAGTGTCCTGATCTTCATCATACTGAAgcacagagaaacacacagag GAGCAGGAGGCTGA
- the LOC132872768 gene encoding uncharacterized protein LOC132872768 isoform X2, with translation MLESVVKLKATTGLLSETLCSLTVEVEAGDNTTVWCQHELSVTGSIFWYKHTCGSVPLLLGCKQFFASRPSKNCELFTESERIVMSVHEKNTSLTITAVNVSDTGLYYCSFMKQVMMAFSNSTFLHVKDGNKTNKNSERIKGSVSSPVFFVLTVVFGAVTVILLSVLIFIILKHRETHRGDHADKHDDEEQEADSVNYAALQVYKRKIRKTGRHGEILDTHVVYLAIR, from the exons ATGCTCGAGTCAGTGGTGAAGTTGAAAGCTACAACAG GTTTGCTCTCAGAGACTCTGTGCTCTTTAACTGTGGAGGTGGAAGCTGGAGATAACACCACTGTTTGGTGCCAACATGAGCTGAGTGTTACAGGTTCCATCTTCTGGTATAAACACACGTGTGGTTCAGTTCCACTTCTTCTTGGGTGTAAACAGTTTTTTGCGTCTCGTCCATCAAAGAATTGTGAGTTGTTTACTGAAAGTGAGCGAATAGTGATGTCTGTTCATGAGAAGAACACGTCTCTCACCATCACCGCAGTAAATGTCTCTGATACAGGACTGTATTACTGCAGCTTCATGAAACAGGTCATGATGGCCTTCAGCAACTCGACCTTTTTACATGTGAAAG ATGGAAATAAAACAAATAAGAACTCAGAGAGAATAAAAG GTTCAGTCTCTTCTCCTGTGTTCTTCGTGCTGACTGTGGTGTTCGGTGCAGTGACTGTGATTCTTCTCAGTGTCCTGATCTTCATCATACTGAAgcacagagaaacacacagag ggGATCACGCTGATAAACATGATGATGAG GAGCAGGAGGCTGATTCAGTGAATTACGCTGCTCTACAGGTCTATAAGAGGAAAATCAGAAAGACAGGCAGACATGGTGAAATTCTGGATACACATGTTGTATATTTGGCTATCAGATAA